A window from Bubalus kerabau isolate K-KA32 ecotype Philippines breed swamp buffalo chromosome 5, PCC_UOA_SB_1v2, whole genome shotgun sequence encodes these proteins:
- the LOC129652984 gene encoding LOW QUALITY PROTEIN: stromal membrane-associated protein 1-like (The sequence of the model RefSeq protein was modified relative to this genomic sequence to represent the inferred CDS: deleted 1 base in 1 codon), which translates to MATRLCREKAQKLNEQHQLILSKLLREEDNKYCADCKAKGPRWDSWNIGVFICIRCAGIHRNLGVHISRVKSVNVDQWTPEQIQCMQDMGNTKARLLYEANLPENFRRPQTDQAVEFFIRDKYEKKKYYDKNAIAITNKEKEKKKKEEKKKEKEPEKPTKPLTTEKLQKKEDQQLKPKKSTSPKKAAEPTVDLLGLDGPAQAPVTNGSAVVGPALNDDLDIFGQMISNPLPATVMPPAQGTSSAPAAATLSAVTSGDLDLFTEQAAKSEEVAKKQLSKDSILSLYGAGAIQQQGAPGVFMGPTNLPFTSQAPAAFPGFPSMSVPVPAVPSLVGSSLGPSAGMMVGVLVPSGFMGSAQTAVMPLVQGVVGPPGMVAHLGAAQGKFGLQPTPQSPWNLPQVNQQMAGLSLGGAASAAGFGQPPSTSAGAAGWSGGSSGQTLSTQLWK; encoded by the exons ATGGCGACGCGCTTGTGCCGGGAGAAGGCGCAGAAGCTGAACGAGCAGCACCAGCTCATCCTGTCCAAGCTGTTGAGGGAGGAGGACAACAAATACTGTGCCGACTGCAAGGCCAAAGGTCCTCGATGGGATTCCTGGAATATTGGTGTGTTTATTTGCATCAGATGTGCTGGCATCCATAGGAATCTTGGGGTTCATATATCCAGGGTCAAGTCAGTCAATGTAGACCAATGGACACCAGAACAGATCCAGTGCATGCAAGATATGGGAAATACTAAAGCAAGACTACTATATGAAGCCAATCTTCCAGAGAACTTTCGAAGACCACAGACAGATCAAGCAGTAGAATTTTTCATCAGAGATAAATACGAAAAGAAGAAATACTACGACAAAAATGCTatagctattacaaataaagaaaaggaa aaaaaaaaaaaggaagagaaaaagaaagaaaaggagccaGAAAAGCCTACAAAACCTCTTACAACTGAAAAGCTGCAGAAGAAAGAAGACCAGCAATTGAAACCTAAAAAAAGTACCAGCCCTAAAAAAGCTGCAGAGCCCACTGTTGATCTTTTAGGACTTGATGGGCCTGCCCAGGCGCCGGTGACCAATGGGAGTGCAGTTGTGGGGCCAGCCCTGAACGATGACCTGGACATCTTTGGACAGATGATCTCTAACCCCTTACCTGCAACTGTCATGCCCCCGGCTCAGGGAACGTCCTCTGCACCAGCAGCTGCCACTCTGTCTGCAGTGACATCTGGGGATCTGGATCTGTTTACTGAGCAAGCTGCAAAGTCAGAAGAGGTGGCCAAGAAGCAGCTCTCCAAAGACTCCATCTTGTCTCTGTATGGCGCTGGGGCCATCCAGCAGCAGGGTGCTCCTGGTGTGTTTATGGGACCCACGAATCTACCATTTACCTCACAAGCACCGGCTGCGTTTCCAGGCTTCCCGTCCATGAGCGTGCCTGTGCCCGCGGTGCCCAGCCTGGTGGGCAGCTCACTGGGGCCGAGCGCGGGCATGATGGTGGGCGTGCTGGTGCCCAGTGGTTTCATGGGCAGCGCACAGACTGCTGTGATGCCGCTGGTGCAGGGCGTGGTCGGGCCCCCAGGGATGGTCGCTCACTTGGGCGCAGCCCAGGGGAAATTTGGCCTGCAGCCAACTCCGCAGAGTCCGTGGAACCTCCCCCAGGTGAACCAGCAGATGGCTGGCCTGAGCCTGGGTGGCGCGGCCTCGGCGGCGGGCTTCGGGCAGCCACCCAGCACCTCGGCGGGGGCTGCGGGCTGGTCCGGGGGCTCGTCGGGGCAGACGCTCAGCACGCAGCTGTGGAAGTGA